The Piliocolobus tephrosceles isolate RC106 chromosome 16, ASM277652v3, whole genome shotgun sequence DNA window GGGGCAGGAGGTGGGGCTCGCCTCCTCTTCCCAGGATGGAAGCCGGGCCCACCCCCTCCCATGCCTGTCTCCATTATTGACCCCCCAGGCTCCAGGACAAGGGCTGAGTCACTGCTCCTTggagcctcagtgtccccatccaCACAATGAGGCGCCTTCCCCCAGATCCTCCCTGTTTCCTGGGACTATTCAGATAAATGAAGTCACCCTCCAGAATGAGCCATCTGCAGCCCAGGGCTGGTTCTTCTGGTTGCGGCAGGATGTGTGGTGGGGGCCTGGTGCAAACagtgcctccctccttccctccatggAGCCACATTTGCTGCCAGACAGCAGGGAGACGTCAGCCTCTGATGATGGAGCAGAGCCTGCCCTTGCTTTGAGTCGTGCAGATGCTGCTGCAGGCACAAGTCCCCGACTCCAGGCCGCCATCTCCCCTGCAGAGAGAAGCACTCTCCCGCGATGCCGTAGCTCCAAAGTCCAGGGAGGGCCTGTGACCAGCCCAAAGTCGCCCATACTCCAGTGGTCAGTACCCACccccatccctggcctctgccagTCCCGAATCCCCACCAACCCAGGCTCAGAGGGCTCTGGTCACTCCCATTCTCCTCgggcctgggccccaccccagcctccaggcACCAGGAGAGAGAGGGTGTTTGGGGGCCCTGGTCTGAGGACACCCCAGGTCCAGCAGTGATGAGGTGGAGGCACCCTCCTCCCACTAACCCCCCGTTTGAAGAAAACCAGGAAAGCAGGCCATCCTGCCTGGCAGTTTCCGGATTTACTAGAAGGAAGATTTCCAGGTGTCAGGCTCACCTCCCACGGACTGTTCCCCACAGCCACGTTTGCCGCCAACAGCAAGAGCTGGGACTGGTGCTCAGAGGGTGCCAGGAGTGGCTAGAGCAGGActgttcctcctccttttcctagGAGGCAGTTTCTACCCTCCCTCACGCCACCCCTGTCCCTAGTGGGGAACCAAAGAGGGTCTAGACCACCAGGGAGAGTGGCACTGCTCCCTGGGCACAGCCACCCCATCTGCAGTGCCCCCCGCTCTGCCCCGTCCCCATCCTGAGCAACAGCTGACCATGTGAGGAAACATTCCTGACAAAGGCCCCATCCTTTCTTCCACACCTGCCGGGGGTCCGCAGCCTTCCCTGAAAACACCAGCCTCCCGCTCACATTCCCAGGGCAGAGGCAATGGGAGCCCCCCTTGGGGATTTCCTGAGACTCACACAGGAGTCTAGGACCCAACCACCCAGGCTGCCTTCCCCACCCCCCCTCCCTTTGTGCTTATCCCAGCCCTTGCCCACCTCCTGCCCCATCTAGGGGGAGGGCACAGCCCGCAGGACCGGGAGGAGCAAACTGATTGGGTGAGTCATCTCAGAGGATTCAGGCTCCCACACCTGAGATCTTCCCATCCATTTATGGATGAGAAAGCAAGACTCAGTGAGGAGAAGTGACTGCCTAACTTCCGGAGGTCACAGAGCTACTCACAGGGCAAGCAGAGGCCACCTAGGCCCACACCTGATACACCGACTCCACCCCCGGTCTAGCGCAGCCTGGACCACCCCCTGAATATCTCCAGCCCTTGGGAGATGCGAGCACCCCCTCCAAACTCTCCCCAGACTTACTCTTTATGCTGGTCTAAGCTGACCCCTGACCTGCCAGTCAACAACAGTGGGTATCTAAGCGCCATCTCCCCTCACCCTCACTCCTTCCCATTTCACCCTTTTGTTCCTAGTGCCCACTTCAGGGGCCAGAACAAGAACACATTTCATAGCTGAGTCAACAAGCTTTATTGTCATCAGGCAAAGAAGCGTGGGGAAGGGACTGAAgcagggggctgaggctggagaggccGGAGACTGCGGGGCAGATGGGGCggctgcctccctgcctcctgggggGCTGGCCGGGGGAAGCTGAGTCCTCAGCGGGTGGTCTGGTGGACCTGCTCGCGGGAGGAGATGACCTTGCCGTCCTGGACCTCTTCCACAATGGTACGCACCTGACGGGTGGTCACCGCTGCAGGAGAAGCAGGCGCTTGAAAGTGTGTAGGGACCAGGAGACCCTCGCTTGCCCAATAGCCCTCATGGACAGGAGCCGGCTGTCTCCCTCATCCTCCCCCAGGTGCTGTGAGTGCTTCCACTGGCACCTCGACGTCACACTACACACATCCCTTCTGTCCCTGCCACCGCCTCCCTTCCATCCCATCCCTCTGCCGGTGGCCCTGTGTGAGTCTTGCCTCCCCAGATGGGTTATTTGATTCTGACCCAGTGTGTCCTGCCAGGGAGGAGCCATGTAGACTCCATGAAATCCATCTCCATTTCTCTGCAGTCTCCAGGACGTAGATTTGCTCCTATCTTCCCCATCAGACTGGGATCGCCAAGACGAAAACCAGGCTCCTACCTCCTCCATTAGACTAGGAACCCTGGGGCTAGGATCATATCTTCTCCCTCAGACTGGAATTTGGAGGACAAGGACCACATCCCTATCTCCCATCAGGCTACAGTCCCCAGAGACAGGACTGCTTTTGCTCATCCGAAAGCTGTCAAGAGCAAAGATCGTGAGACCATGTTCCTGTCTTCCCACCAGATGACAACTCCAGAGCTGGGACCTGTCTCCTCCATCAGACTAGGATCTCCAAGGTAAGGACCAGTTCCCTACTCCACCCCCATCAGACCAGACAGTGTCTCTCTCGTTTGATCTTTTCCTGAGTATCAATCCTCAGTGCTAAAGGATCACTTCTCCCACCCCTGCTGAGGGATAGCCATCAACTCCTGGAGCTCCTGGGGACCCTGCCCCAGCAATGTGCAGGTGGGCTGCCTGTCCCATGCACCCAGTCCCCAGGGTCTCAGCCACCAAGATGCTTACGTTCTTTCTTGTACTGAGTcaggctgaaagaaaaaaaaaaaaggagagaggaaattAGATGTGGGTCtgagagccccacccctgccaaGAGGTCCCCAGCCCTGACCCCAGGCGCCCCCACTCACTGGGCGTCCTCGCCCTCCAGCAGGCGGCGGTAGGTGGCGATCTCCTGCTCCAGCCGCGTCTTCACGTCCAGCAAGATCTTGTACTCCTGGTTCTGCTGCTCCATCTCGCAGCGAAGCTGGGCCAGCTGCTCCTCCACACTGCCGATCAGTCCCTGGATCTGGGACAGCTGCACGCAGTAGCGGTTCTCTGTCTCCGCCAGGCTGCCCTCCAGGGATGCTTTCTGCAGGAGGGCAGGAAGACCAGGGGTCAGTGAGGGTGGCCAGTGCCCTCTTCTGGGCCCACCCCCACGCACAGGACTGTTCCTACCATGCTGAGCTGGGACTGCAGCTCGATCTCCAAGGCCTGCATGGTGCGCCGGAGCTCCGAGATCTCACTCTTGCCGCTCTGCACCAGCTCGCTGTTGGTGGCCACCTCGCGGTTCAGCTCCTCTGTCTGCAGACAGGACACAGGACAGGGCGGTGTGAGCCTAGATCCCTCTCCTGAGTTAGGCCTCCTCCCAAATCTAACTGTGGAGAGAGTGGTGCCTTCTCACCAGCTTCCCACATCCCAAAGCCCAGAAACATGTCATTTGAAATGTTAACTTTTTATGGTTAATCCCTGAGTGTGGGAGGCACAAACCGGAAACTTGAGAACCAGCCAGAACATGTAGCCTGGCTCTTGGCGCTAGTTCCTGACTTCTTGAGGGAAAGGTGGGGACTCCCAGGGTCTTTACCCTCTGCCTTTATTCTGTGGGGGCTCCCTATCTCCCCGCCACTCCCCAGATCCCAGCTTGAGCTCAGCTCCAGGTCTGTTGATGCAGTGGGTGATCCTGTGATCCATGCAGCTTACTGAGGAGGGGGTACCTCCAAGACACCTGGCCGTGGCTTCCTGTCAGCGCTAAGGTACCTGAGCCCCAGCCCCTAAGAGAGACCTCTGGCCTGCAGCAGCCCCCACCTTGCTGAAGAACCAATCCTCGGCATCCTTGCGGTTCTTCTCTGCCATCTTCTCATACTGGTCACGCATCTCGTTCAGGATGCGGCTCAGGTCCACGCCTGGGGCAGCGTCCATCTCCACATTGATCTCACCGCCCACCTGGCCTCGCAGGGCGTTCATCTCCTATGGAAAAAGGGGATGTGGGTGTGCACATCTGGACCCATCCTGACCTCTCACTCCCAAGCCTTCCCCGCAAGGGGACCCCACTCCCCACAAGGACCCCTCCTTTGTTCTCCCTCTGCTCTATCTGACCCTCTAAATGATTTTTATTCATCTGCTCAGTATTACCTCCACCATCAGACTCTATCTCCCCCATTAGACCAAGGGATCtccaaaataaaatctaattattAGACCTATGCCCCAAAAATTTCCACTCTAACTTCCAAGCTTCTCTGTTCAGCTTTGAGAGTTTGAAATGGAACAAGAAGGAGACTTCCTTACTTATCCCCTGCCCTCGTgagggaggccagggcaggtagaGGGAGCCTCTGCGGGCCCCTGGGGGTTCCATGGGTACAGAGAAGCAGTGTAGTAAAAGAGAAGTCTACCCTGCACACTGGACCCGAAGGATCAGGGCTCTGCAGACAGGGAAGCCCTCTAAGGTGACTAATCCCATGTGCCTGCTCTGCTCTCTCCCGCGGCCTCAGCCATGGCCCAGCCCTAGGGCTCTGCCACCCACTCCTCATCCTCTTTGAccttctgccccagccacctcacCTCCTCGTGGTTCTTCTTCAGGTAGGCCAGCTCCTCCTTGAGGTTCTCAATCTGCATCTCCAGGTCGGCTCTGGCCAGGGTCAGCTCATCCAGGACCCTGCGCAGGCCATTGATGTCGGCCTCCACACTCAGGCGCAGGGCCTGCTCTGTCTCAAACCTGCCGTGGGAATCAGAGACTTCAGCCCAGGCTGCTTGGACCTGCAGGTCCTGGTCCTGGCTGCTCACCTGCCTTCATTTTGCCAGGACTCTAAGGGGTTGGAAGGGCTGATGAGAAGGTCGAGTGGAAACGAATTCCAGTCCTGGGACCCAGGGACCATCACAGGGCCAGATACCACGCTCACCAGCTTCCTTACTTCTCTgcacctcccacctcccctccctctcttctatTCCCTGCCTAAGCCCAGCAACCTTCAGAACTGGCTGCCTTCACTGCATCCTGGACTAAGGAGTGGGGCTCCTAGGACTGCCCCACCCTGAGCTCCTGGGCCTTGCCACAAGCAACTGAGGAGTCCTGGGGTCAGGAAGGATACCCCGAGATCCTCCCCCAGCTGGCCCAGGCTGCCCAAGCCCACTGGCCAGGACTCACTTGGTGCGGAAGTCATCAGCAGCCAGACGGGCATTGTCGATCTGCAGCAGGATGTTGGCATTGTCCACGGTGGCTGTGAGGATCTGAGGAGATGGGAGAGTAGTCAGGTCATCGGATGGGGGTGGCTGAGCCCACACCAGCATTCTGAGCAGATCTTCCTGCCTAGGGGCCTCTCTTCCCTCCCAGTCCCTCCCTTGCCCTGTGCTGTATTATTGGCAGAGGAGGGGCAAGCAGGAGTCTGAAGGGCTGAAAGGTGCCTCTTCTTCCCCTGCTACTCAGTACCTGCCTCCCCCACCAGACCCCCATGCCAGGCTCAGCCTTAAAAGAGAAGAGACAGCTGACTGGGAGTATGAGGCAAGcagaaaagaatgggaaaatgtCCCCAGGGCAGAAGCTGTCCCAGAATTCTAGAACAAGGGAGGGGTGTGGGCAATCCCCTCATTTCACAGCCAGCTAGAGGGTGCCCCTGATAGGCTTCCCCAAAAGGAGGCTGAAGGAGCCCTCACCAAAGAGTGGTTCCAAATCAGAAGTCAGGACCTCTCCTAATCCCTAACCCTGGGCTCCAGCCAGCAGCCCCACCCCCTGGGGTTTGCTGAGGCGTCTTAAGGGACagcaggaggaaagaagaagcCAGAAAAATCCCCAAATAAGGCACATCAGAGGCCTTCCCCACCCTGAGGTCCTGCCCCGCAGGGACCTCCCCCCGCAGCAGGTGCTATCAGGAGCTCACTCAGACACCCCCACTCCACATCACCCAAAACCCCCTCCTGCTGACC harbors:
- the KRT17 gene encoding keratin, type I cytoskeletal 17 isoform X2, yielding MTTTIRQFTSSSSIKGSSGLGGGSSRTSCRLSGGLGAGSCRLGSAGGLGSALGGSSYSSCYSFGSGGGYGSSFGGVDGLLAGGEKATMQNLNDRLASYLDKVRALEEANTELEVKIRDWYQRQAPGPARDYSQYHRTIEELQNKILTATVDNANILLQIDNARLAADDFRTKFETEQALRLSVEADINGLRRVLDELTLARADLEMQIENLKEELAYLKKNHEEMNALRGQVGGEINVEMDAAPGVDLSRILNEMRDQYEKMAEKNRKDAEDWFFSKTEELNREVATNSELVQSGKSEISELRRTMQALEIELQSQLSMKASLEGSLAETENRYCVQLSQIQGLIGSVEEQLAQLRCEMEQQNQEYKILLDVKTRLEQEIATYRRLLEGEDAHLTQYKKERKHLGG
- the KRT17 gene encoding keratin, type I cytoskeletal 17 isoform X1; this encodes MTTTIRQFTSSSSIKGSSGLGGGSSRTSCRLSGGLGAGSCRLGSAGGLGSALGGSSYSSCYSFGSGGGYGSSFGGVDGLLAGGEKATMQNLNDRLASYLDKVRALEEANTELEVKIRDWYQRQAPGPARDYSQYHRTIEELQNKILTATVDNANILLQIDNARLAADDFRTKFETEQALRLSVEADINGLRRVLDELTLARADLEMQIENLKEELAYLKKNHEEEMNALRGQVGGEINVEMDAAPGVDLSRILNEMRDQYEKMAEKNRKDAEDWFFSKTEELNREVATNSELVQSGKSEISELRRTMQALEIELQSQLSMKASLEGSLAETENRYCVQLSQIQGLIGSVEEQLAQLRCEMEQQNQEYKILLDVKTRLEQEIATYRRLLEGEDAHLTQYKKEPVTTRQVRTIVEEVQDGKVISSREQVHQTTR